Proteins encoded together in one Lathyrus oleraceus cultivar Zhongwan6 chromosome 5, CAAS_Psat_ZW6_1.0, whole genome shotgun sequence window:
- the LOC127081574 gene encoding FBD-associated F-box protein At5g18780 translates to MIHSSSSQEYSETSMEESPDRLTNLSDCVLLPIKICGIQWKNLRKQLPTRSLTSSPPDPKEDRLSNLPDCILLHILSLLNIKEAIHTCIVSKRWRNLWKHLPSLSLSSSDFPSIEGFTKFVSQILSQRDASTSLHALKLDSKILIKQPGLFERILKYAVSHNIQHLQIVGNHDFELFRSCFASCHTLTSLSVFNIFPHQEVIFSKYLNFPALRSLHISNVIFPDGDDPFSAFPKLNTLTIAHFQILGEQNLSITSATLLELTIQSYSVLHKIKLSTPNLCTISLIGFPFQILSGSHLTSVKHVYIDTKKCLLDNFVKPLLGNLVKPLSDLRSWFLELTNIKSLTISTYTLQVLSLVPDLLKVEFPSLCNLKLLNIEMKPAADRLSNKLIDTKLILDYLLQNSPSAKVRFIKFAPKRNIDYLAKIVSTRIRIGAGGSVRQFFWQDEQ, encoded by the exons ATGATTCACTCTTCATCATCACAAGAGTATTCTGAAACATCAATGGAAGAATCTCCAGATAGGTTAACTAATTTATCCGACTGTGTTCTTCTTCCCATAAAAATTTGTGGTATCCAATGGAAGAATCTCCGGAAGCAGCTTCCAACTCGTTCATTAACCTCTTCTCCACCCGATCCAAAAGAAGACCGGTTGAGTAATTTACCAGATTGCATTCTTCTTCACATACTCTCATTGTTGAACATCAAAGAAGCCATTCATACTTGCATTGTGTCCAAACGATGGAGAAATCTCTGGAAGCATCTTCCATCTCTTTCATTAAGTTCTTCGGACTTTCCGAGTATCGAAGGTTTCACTAAATTTGTATCTCAGATTTTGTCTCAACGTGATGCCTCAACCTCTTTGCATGCTCTCAAACTTGACTCAAAGATTCTCATTAAGCAGCCTGGTCTATTTGAAAGGATTTTAAAATATGCTGTTTCACACAATATTCAGCATTTACAAATAGTTGGCAATCATGATTTTGAACTCTTTAGATCTTGTTTTGCTTCATGTCACACTTTAACATCTCTTTCTGTTTTTAATATTTTTCCGCATCAAGAAgtaatattttccaaatatttgaATTTCCCAGCGTTAAGAAGCTTACACATAAGTAATGTAATCTTTCCTGATGGTGATGACCCCTTTTCAGCATTTCCCAAATTGAATACTTTGACCATTGCTCATTTTCAAATTTTAGGTGAACAAAACCTATCCATAACAAGTGCAACCCTTCTCGAATTAACCATACAATCATATTCTGTCCTCCACAAAATCAAGCTGTCTACTCCGAATCTTTGTACTATTTCTTTGATCGGCTTTCCTTTTCAGATACTATCCGGAAGCCATCTTACTTCTGTTAAACATGTATACATTGATACGAAAAAGTGTCTGCTAGATAATTTTGTAAAGCCTCTTTTAGGTAATCTTGTAAAGCCTCTTTCAGACCTACGGAGCTGGTTTCTAGAGCTTACTAATATCAAATCATTGACTATATCTACTTACACTCTTCAG GTTCTCTCCTTAGTTCCTGATTTGTTGAAGGTTGAGTTTCCTTCCCTATGTAACTTGAAGTTATTGAATATCGAAATGAAACCAGCTGCAGATAGATTATCCAACAAATTAATAGATACCAAATTAATATTGGACTATTTGCTTCAAAACTCTCCATCAGCAAAAGTTCGGTTCATTAAATTCGCTCCAAAG AGAAATATCGATTATTTAGCTAAAATTGTTTCGACAAGAATAAGAATAGGAGCAGGAGGATCGGTTCGACAGTTTTTTTGGCAGGATGAACAATGA